One segment of Comamonas thiooxydans DNA contains the following:
- a CDS encoding CHASE3 domain-containing protein gives MRWTNIRKIAVSLTIAVIAAVLMVSINEAGYKRSLHALDTLTKTQATRAKLNLLMQQMLDAETGLRGYLLTGEERYLEPYNSASAAISSSMDDLRGIFIMDPKELATFTPLARQVERKTSEMELSLRLYRQGNDEAWRFVMFTDVGMENMDAIRGHIKTLMDSIDQRVKSNLADIEQTLGLSRLGIATVTALGILGFFMYLRQANALQHSHQREQEIQRDERNRLEEVVRDRTAALTELATHLQQVREDERAHLARELHDELGSLLTAAKLDVARLKSKIDTSTPDVSERITHLIETLNSGIALKRRIIEDLRPSSLSNLGLTTALEILTREFGERSNIEVECSLEQVDLPESTQLTVYRVVQESLTNIGKYARASHVIVTVHNYPTYVAVQIQDDGQGFETASMRPNSHGLAGMKHRVEAVGGRLTVASQLGKGTTISAVIPLTMAST, from the coding sequence ATGCGTTGGACCAATATCCGCAAAATTGCAGTCAGCCTGACGATCGCAGTCATTGCGGCAGTCTTAATGGTAAGCATTAATGAAGCAGGCTATAAGCGCTCGCTGCACGCTCTGGACACGCTCACCAAGACGCAAGCCACCAGAGCCAAGCTCAATTTGCTGATGCAGCAAATGCTGGATGCGGAAACCGGCCTGCGCGGCTACCTGCTGACGGGAGAGGAGCGCTATCTCGAGCCCTATAACTCTGCCTCCGCCGCCATCAGCAGCAGCATGGATGACCTGCGCGGCATCTTCATCATGGATCCCAAGGAGCTGGCAACCTTTACTCCGCTGGCCCGCCAGGTAGAGCGCAAGACCAGCGAAATGGAGCTGAGCCTGCGCCTTTATCGCCAGGGCAACGATGAAGCGTGGCGCTTTGTGATGTTTACCGACGTAGGCATGGAGAACATGGATGCCATACGGGGCCACATCAAGACCCTGATGGACAGCATCGACCAGCGCGTCAAGTCCAATCTCGCGGATATCGAACAAACGCTGGGTCTGTCACGCCTGGGAATTGCGACAGTGACCGCTCTGGGGATTCTGGGCTTCTTCATGTACCTGCGACAGGCCAATGCGCTGCAGCACTCACATCAGCGCGAGCAGGAGATTCAGCGCGATGAACGCAATCGTCTGGAGGAAGTCGTTCGCGACCGCACAGCGGCCCTCACCGAGCTGGCAACCCATTTGCAGCAAGTACGCGAGGATGAGCGAGCGCACTTGGCACGCGAGTTGCACGACGAACTGGGCTCGCTGCTGACCGCAGCGAAACTGGACGTTGCCCGCCTCAAGTCCAAGATCGACACCTCGACACCCGACGTCTCCGAACGCATCACCCATCTGATCGAGACGCTCAACAGCGGGATTGCACTCAAACGCCGCATCATTGAAGACCTCCGACCCTCTTCTCTATCCAACCTGGGCCTGACCACCGCGCTGGAAATCCTGACACGGGAATTCGGTGAACGCAGCAACATCGAGGTGGAATGCAGCCTGGAGCAAGTGGACCTGCCTGAATCCACGCAGCTGACGGTCTATCGCGTCGTACAGGAGTCGCTCACCAACATCGGGAAATACGCCAGGGCCAGTCATGTCATCGTCACGGTACACAACTATCCCACCTATGTGGCCGTGCAGATCCAGGACGATGGTCAAGGCTTCGAGACGGCCAGCATGCGCCCCAACTCCCATGGACTGGCAGGCATGAAACACCGTGTTGAAGCTGTCGGCGGCAGGCTTACCGTGGCATCCCAGCTCGGCAAGGGAACCACTATCTCGGCAGTCATTCCTTTGACAATGGCAAGCACCTGA
- a CDS encoding DUF1328 domain-containing protein, whose product MLHYAIVFLVIALIAAVFGFGGIAASAVGIAKILFFVFLVMAVITFLMGLVKK is encoded by the coding sequence ATGTTGCACTACGCCATTGTCTTTCTGGTGATTGCCTTGATCGCTGCAGTGTTCGGCTTCGGCGGCATCGCGGCCAGCGCCGTAGGTATCGCCAAGATTCTGTTTTTCGTGTTTCTGGTCATGGCCGTCATCACCTTCCTGATGGGCCTCGTGAAGAAATAG
- a CDS encoding YtxH domain-containing protein, which yields MSQAVKDAKDTVEDLKDAAKELAADAKDSAKHAAQSAQNVAHKVADAAEDAVDSGKQTAQKMVNEAQDVAEDVADKVHDAARRARRTASEAIDSTGRHMRNIDDSENPLIDNLANRAQDLAERSINFWADSSHRARRQFNTAADATTKYVSEQPGRSVLIAAATGAALATAFFLGRSRRK from the coding sequence ATGAGCCAAGCCGTAAAAGACGCCAAGGACACGGTTGAAGATCTCAAGGACGCTGCCAAGGAGCTGGCTGCCGATGCCAAGGACTCTGCAAAGCATGCCGCCCAATCCGCCCAGAATGTGGCCCACAAGGTGGCCGATGCCGCTGAAGATGCAGTGGACTCCGGCAAGCAGACCGCCCAGAAAATGGTGAATGAAGCTCAGGACGTGGCAGAGGACGTCGCCGACAAGGTTCATGACGCCGCACGCCGCGCACGCCGCACAGCCTCCGAGGCCATCGACTCCACGGGGCGTCATATGCGCAATATCGACGACAGCGAAAACCCGCTGATCGACAACCTGGCCAACCGGGCACAGGATCTGGCCGAGCGCAGTATCAACTTCTGGGCCGACAGCTCACATCGCGCACGCCGTCAGTTCAACACCGCAGCGGATGCGACCACCAAGTATGTGTCCGAACAACCCGGGCGCTCCGTGCTGATCGCCGCCGCGACCGGCGCAGCCCTGGCGACGGCCTTCTTTCTGGGTCGCTCGCGCAGGAAGTGA
- a CDS encoding BON domain-containing protein — MKDLTRALAFSLVAATTVLGTTACSVARDQQTVGSYVDDAGITTAVKAKMAEDKNVSATAISVETMNGTVQLSGFAKSEAEKARAGEIARTTKHVREVRNSIVVRP; from the coding sequence ATGAAGGATCTGACTCGCGCTTTGGCTTTCAGTCTGGTCGCCGCAACGACCGTGCTGGGTACCACGGCCTGTTCGGTGGCTCGTGACCAGCAGACTGTGGGCTCCTATGTGGACGACGCCGGCATCACCACTGCGGTGAAGGCCAAGATGGCCGAAGACAAGAATGTCTCTGCAACCGCCATCAGCGTGGAAACCATGAACGGCACCGTACAGCTGTCGGGCTTTGCCAAATCCGAAGCAGAAAAGGCCCGTGCCGGCGAAATTGCCCGCACGACCAAGCATGTGCGCGAAGTGCGCAACAGCATCGTGGTCAGACCCTGA
- a CDS encoding putative zinc-binding metallopeptidase encodes MQVFNCEACGHLIYFESLQCVHCGASQAFLPDQLRVGILPLAGGPDARYRACAHRHNISLCNFAIEASDPQPLCVSCRQTEWLPDGGDPANELRWAKIEVAKRRLFYTLARLGLLDPHGHRVAEPRFSLLADLPGQNPVMTGHASGMITLNVVEADDDERAKRRQALHEPYRTLIGHLRHESGHFYWDQLIANSVHLERFRALFGYENQDYAQALQRHYGKDPLDNSWRGQFISAYATAHPWEDWAETWAHYLHMVDLLETAASYGTCITVPDIPSTGQQLIQNPLGPVPPDFSVMQSQWVPLTLLHNSLNRGLGHGDAYPFAISGAAWDKLRFVHETISSYRSRVTSQGG; translated from the coding sequence ATGCAAGTTTTCAACTGCGAGGCCTGCGGCCACCTGATCTATTTTGAAAGCCTGCAATGCGTGCATTGCGGGGCCAGCCAGGCCTTTCTGCCCGACCAGTTGCGCGTCGGCATTCTGCCCCTGGCCGGGGGCCCCGACGCACGCTACCGCGCCTGCGCCCACCGCCACAACATCAGCCTGTGCAATTTTGCGATCGAGGCCTCAGACCCGCAGCCGCTCTGCGTTTCCTGCCGACAGACCGAATGGCTGCCGGACGGCGGCGATCCCGCCAATGAGCTGCGCTGGGCCAAGATCGAGGTCGCCAAGCGCAGGCTGTTCTACACCCTGGCCAGGCTGGGCCTGCTGGACCCTCATGGGCACCGCGTGGCCGAGCCGCGCTTTTCCCTGCTCGCGGATCTTCCCGGCCAGAACCCCGTCATGACCGGCCATGCCAGCGGCATGATCACGCTCAACGTGGTCGAGGCAGACGACGATGAGCGCGCCAAACGCCGTCAGGCCTTGCACGAGCCCTATCGCACGCTGATAGGACATCTGCGTCACGAATCGGGACATTTCTACTGGGATCAGCTGATAGCAAACAGCGTGCATCTGGAGCGCTTCAGGGCATTGTTTGGCTATGAGAATCAGGACTATGCCCAGGCACTGCAGCGCCATTACGGCAAGGACCCGCTGGACAACAGCTGGCGCGGTCAGTTCATCAGCGCCTATGCCACGGCCCACCCCTGGGAGGACTGGGCCGAGACCTGGGCTCACTATCTGCACATGGTGGACTTGCTGGAGACCGCTGCCAGCTATGGCACCTGCATTACCGTGCCGGACATCCCCAGCACGGGCCAGCAACTCATTCAGAACCCGCTGGGGCCGGTGCCACCCGATTTTTCGGTGATGCAATCCCAGTGGGTGCCGCTGACCCTGCTGCACAACAGCCTGAATCGCGGCCTCGGCCATGGCGACGCCTATCCCTTTGCCATTTCCGGCGCGGCCTGGGACAAGCTGCGCTTCGTCCACGAGACCATCAGCAGCTATCGCAGCAGGGTGACTAGCCAGGGAGGCTGA
- the coaD gene encoding pantetheine-phosphate adenylyltransferase, which translates to MSQDLIAVYPGTFDPITLGHEDVVRRAAQLFGKVIVAVAAGHHKKTLFSLEERIAMVRESCANYPQVEVESFDGLLAHFVLARGAKAMVRGLRAVTDFDYEFQLAGMNRTLMPEVETVFLTPSDRYQFISSTFVREIATLNGDVDKFVSKGVHERLMLKVGRKA; encoded by the coding sequence ATGAGCCAGGACCTGATTGCTGTTTACCCCGGAACCTTTGACCCGATCACGCTGGGGCATGAAGATGTGGTGCGCCGGGCTGCACAGCTGTTTGGCAAGGTCATCGTGGCCGTGGCGGCAGGCCATCACAAAAAGACGCTGTTTTCGTTGGAAGAGCGCATTGCCATGGTGCGCGAGTCCTGCGCCAACTATCCGCAGGTGGAGGTGGAGAGCTTTGACGGGCTGCTCGCGCATTTCGTGCTCGCGCGCGGCGCCAAGGCCATGGTGCGCGGCCTGCGCGCGGTGACGGACTTCGACTATGAGTTCCAGCTTGCCGGCATGAACCGCACACTGATGCCCGAGGTGGAAACCGTGTTCCTCACGCCCAGCGATCGCTATCAGTTCATCAGCTCCACCTTTGTGCGCGAGATTGCCACGCTCAATGGCGATGTGGACAAGTTCGTCTCCAAGGGCGTGCATGAGCGCCTGATGCTCAAGGTCGGCCGCAAGGCCTGA
- the rsmD gene encoding 16S rRNA (guanine(966)-N(2))-methyltransferase RsmD: protein MSRSAIKLHTPAGRKALDKMIHESERKAQELAASRPARPGAKAAQPAAAKPAATGAGEIRIIGGQWRRTRLAVAQKPGLRPTPDRVRETLFNWLGQDLSNWKCVDAFSGTGALGFEAASRGASSVIMNEQDAALVQQLQRLQQKLDARMVKVQRGDALSCLKTVAGQDLILLDPPFGQTELFEPALKAAVAALNDGGFIYLEAPEAWAEERLLEMGLELHRYLKAGAVHAHLLKKQ, encoded by the coding sequence ATGAGCCGCAGCGCCATCAAGCTACACACCCCCGCAGGCCGCAAGGCGCTGGACAAGATGATTCACGAGTCCGAGCGCAAGGCGCAGGAGCTGGCGGCCAGCCGTCCGGCCCGCCCCGGAGCCAAGGCCGCCCAGCCTGCCGCCGCCAAGCCGGCGGCCACCGGGGCCGGTGAAATCCGCATCATCGGCGGGCAATGGCGCCGCACGCGTCTGGCCGTGGCGCAAAAGCCTGGTCTGCGGCCCACGCCCGATCGCGTGCGCGAGACCCTGTTCAACTGGCTGGGTCAGGACTTGAGCAACTGGAAATGCGTCGATGCCTTCTCGGGCACGGGGGCGCTGGGCTTCGAGGCCGCATCGCGGGGCGCCAGCAGCGTCATCATGAACGAGCAGGATGCCGCCCTGGTGCAGCAGCTGCAGCGTCTGCAGCAGAAGCTCGATGCCAGGATGGTCAAGGTGCAGCGCGGTGATGCGCTGAGCTGCCTGAAGACCGTGGCGGGGCAGGATCTGATCTTGCTGGATCCGCCCTTCGGTCAGACCGAGCTGTTCGAGCCCGCGCTCAAGGCGGCCGTTGCGGCCTTGAACGACGGTGGCTTCATTTACCTGGAAGCTCCCGAAGCCTGGGCCGAAGAGCGCCTGCTGGAAATGGGACTGGAGCTGCATCGCTATCTGAAGGCCGGCGCCGTCCATGCGCATCTGCTGAAGAAGCAGTAG
- a CDS encoding pitrilysin family protein, giving the protein MKTMKKIAAGAFVVSAGMGFLTQSAWALLPIEHWTQPSGAQVWLVQSPGIPMVDVQVDFDAGSRRDPEDKVGLATAVAMMSSKGIKAAGDAPALDENGLGQAWADLGASFGASAGRDSFSYGLRTLTEPNLQQKAVALAARQIASPSWPEAVWQRDRERWSASIKEADTRPGTVASKAFRKAVFGSSPYGYQTTVDSLSRIDVSAMQDFHRKLIAACRAKVSVVGAVNRQQADAMVKQLLGPLQATNGNDCPPLPAVSKVQDLQQAKVENIPFESAQAQVLIGQPGIARNNPDFLAVMVGNHILGGGGFTSRLMEEVREKRGLTYGVSSDFSPGLDRGAFIIGLQTRPDQAAEALKVSQDVLRKFIAEGPSDKELKAAKDNLIGGFALRIDSNRKLLGNVANIAWNGLPLDYLEHWTDRVQALTTKDVKEAMQRMLQPERMVTITLGAKP; this is encoded by the coding sequence ATGAAAACTATGAAAAAGATAGCTGCTGGCGCCTTTGTAGTAAGCGCTGGAATGGGTTTTTTAACCCAATCTGCCTGGGCCTTGCTGCCGATAGAGCATTGGACCCAGCCCAGTGGCGCCCAGGTCTGGCTGGTGCAAAGTCCCGGCATTCCCATGGTGGATGTGCAGGTGGACTTCGACGCCGGCAGCCGCCGTGATCCCGAGGACAAGGTGGGCCTGGCGACAGCCGTGGCCATGATGTCCTCCAAGGGCATCAAGGCGGCAGGCGATGCGCCTGCGCTGGATGAAAACGGACTGGGTCAGGCCTGGGCCGACCTGGGGGCCAGCTTTGGCGCCAGCGCGGGGCGTGACAGCTTCAGCTATGGCCTGCGCACCCTGACCGAGCCCAATCTGCAGCAAAAGGCCGTGGCCCTGGCGGCACGCCAGATTGCCTCGCCAAGCTGGCCGGAAGCCGTGTGGCAGCGTGACCGAGAACGCTGGAGCGCCTCCATCAAGGAAGCCGACACCCGTCCCGGCACCGTGGCTTCCAAGGCCTTCCGCAAGGCGGTTTTCGGCAGCTCGCCCTATGGCTATCAGACCACGGTCGACAGCCTGTCCCGGATCGATGTTTCGGCCATGCAGGACTTTCACCGCAAGCTGATTGCCGCCTGCCGCGCCAAGGTCAGCGTGGTGGGGGCGGTCAATCGCCAGCAGGCCGATGCCATGGTCAAGCAGCTGCTGGGGCCGCTGCAGGCCACCAATGGCAATGACTGCCCGCCGCTTCCTGCCGTGAGCAAGGTGCAGGACCTGCAGCAAGCCAAGGTCGAGAACATCCCGTTCGAGTCGGCCCAGGCCCAGGTGCTGATAGGCCAGCCCGGCATTGCGCGCAACAACCCCGATTTTCTGGCCGTGATGGTGGGCAACCATATCCTGGGCGGCGGCGGCTTCACCTCCAGGCTGATGGAGGAGGTGCGTGAAAAGCGGGGCCTGACCTACGGGGTCTCCAGCGACTTCTCGCCGGGACTGGATCGTGGTGCCTTCATCATCGGCCTGCAGACCCGTCCCGACCAGGCGGCCGAGGCACTCAAGGTCTCGCAGGACGTGTTGCGCAAATTCATAGCCGAAGGTCCTAGCGACAAGGAACTCAAGGCGGCCAAGGACAATCTGATCGGCGGCTTTGCCTTGCGCATAGACAGCAATCGCAAGCTGCTGGGCAATGTGGCCAACATTGCCTGGAATGGCCTGCCGCTCGACTATCTGGAGCACTGGACCGATCGCGTTCAGGCTCTGACCACCAAGGACGTGAAGGAGGCGATGCAGCGCATGCTCCAGCCCGAGCGCATGGTCACCATCACTCTCGGAGCCAAGCCATGA
- a CDS encoding pitrilysin family protein — protein sequence MACLSAGAALAAPGASSQPVPAAATAAASQVQQFTLKNGMQLIVQPDRRAPTAVHMVWVRVGSMDEVDGTTGVAHALEHMMFKGSKSVKPGDFSRRVAALGGQENAFTWRDYTGYYQQIPSNRLEDVMKLESDRFANNQWPDSEFKKEIEVIKEERRMRTDDQPRAMLMEQLMAATFMASPYRRPVVGWMSDLNSMTPGDVRDFHKRWYVPANAAVVVVGDVNVNQVRAWAEKYYGSIPARALPQRKPQIEPRQIGVRRIEVKQPAEQAFIAMAYRTPTLKSVDKLQAEDKDALALLVLSAVLDGYDGARLERALVQGEGQANGRVADSAGSSANIMGRGPSLFMLTGVPAQGKTVADVEAALRAQIKKVADEGVQADELERVKTQWMASNVYERDSVMGQAQNLGNYWIQNMPLDAEDKLLAELRKVTSDDVKAVAAKYFGDDQLTVGTLVPQPLPAGSKPQRPMSGKADADKSMH from the coding sequence ATGGCCTGTTTGAGCGCTGGGGCAGCCTTGGCTGCGCCGGGCGCATCGTCGCAACCTGTGCCTGCTGCCGCCACGGCGGCCGCGTCGCAAGTGCAGCAGTTCACGCTGAAGAACGGCATGCAGCTGATCGTGCAGCCCGACCGGCGCGCGCCCACGGCCGTGCACATGGTCTGGGTACGCGTAGGCTCCATGGACGAGGTCGACGGCACCACGGGCGTGGCCCATGCGCTGGAGCACATGATGTTCAAGGGCTCCAAAAGCGTCAAGCCCGGAGACTTCTCGCGTCGCGTGGCGGCGCTGGGCGGCCAGGAAAACGCATTTACCTGGCGTGACTACACGGGCTACTACCAGCAGATTCCGTCCAACCGTCTGGAAGACGTGATGAAGCTGGAGTCCGACCGTTTTGCCAACAACCAGTGGCCGGACTCCGAATTCAAGAAGGAAATCGAGGTCATCAAGGAAGAGCGCCGCATGCGCACCGACGACCAGCCGCGTGCCATGCTGATGGAGCAGCTGATGGCGGCAACCTTCATGGCCTCGCCCTATCGCCGCCCCGTGGTGGGCTGGATGAGCGATCTGAACTCCATGACGCCCGGCGATGTGCGCGACTTCCACAAGCGCTGGTATGTGCCTGCCAACGCCGCCGTGGTGGTGGTGGGTGATGTGAACGTCAACCAGGTGCGTGCCTGGGCCGAGAAGTATTACGGCAGCATTCCCGCGCGTGCTCTGCCTCAGCGCAAGCCGCAGATCGAACCCAGGCAGATCGGCGTGCGCCGCATCGAGGTCAAGCAGCCGGCCGAGCAGGCCTTTATCGCCATGGCCTATCGCACGCCCACCTTGAAGAGCGTGGACAAGCTGCAGGCAGAGGACAAGGACGCGCTGGCGCTGCTGGTGCTGTCCGCCGTGCTGGACGGTTATGACGGCGCTCGCCTGGAGCGCGCCCTGGTGCAGGGCGAAGGCCAGGCCAATGGTCGTGTGGCCGATAGCGCCGGCAGCTCGGCCAACATCATGGGGCGCGGGCCCAGCCTGTTCATGTTGACCGGCGTTCCGGCCCAGGGCAAGACCGTGGCCGATGTGGAAGCTGCTCTGCGTGCCCAGATCAAGAAGGTGGCTGATGAGGGCGTGCAGGCCGATGAACTGGAGCGCGTCAAGACACAGTGGATGGCCTCCAACGTCTATGAGCGTGATTCCGTCATGGGTCAGGCCCAGAACCTGGGCAATTACTGGATCCAGAACATGCCGCTGGATGCCGAGGACAAGCTGCTGGCCGAACTGCGCAAAGTCACCTCTGACGATGTGAAGGCCGTGGCCGCCAAATATTTTGGTGACGACCAGCTCACTGTCGGCACCCTGGTGCCTCAGCCTCTGCCCGCGGGTAGCAAGCCCCAGCGTCCCATGTCGGGCAAGGCGGATGCAGATAAATCCATGCACTGA
- the ftsY gene encoding signal recognition particle-docking protein FtsY: MFSFFKKKPSSPDAVNTTPAAEAAAAPAPAPQTGPAPQDTPAENGSSSWWRKPFGGSSTAKAAEDRSATQDFVAAPEPTAKPQAPNSRQSWMERLKAGLRKTGSSIATVFTGTQIDDRLYEELEDALLMADTGVKATQHLLEDLKRRVKDTKTTEPAAVKALLADALTDLLRPLEKPLTIGEHTPTVIMVAGVNGAGKTTSIGKLTKHLADGEQSVLLAAADTFRAAAREQLGVWANRNTVEIISQDGGDPAAVSFDAVSAGKARKKDVVLVDTAGRLPTQLHLMEELKKIKRVVNKADGTAPHEVLLVIDGNTGQNALTQVRAFDDALQLTGLIVTKLDGTAKGGVLAAIAQERPVPVYFIGVGEKIEDLETFSAREFAQALLS, from the coding sequence ATGTTCAGTTTTTTCAAGAAAAAGCCCAGTTCACCCGATGCAGTGAACACCACGCCCGCTGCCGAGGCAGCCGCGGCGCCCGCTCCTGCCCCGCAAACCGGGCCAGCTCCACAGGATACGCCTGCCGAAAACGGCAGCAGCTCCTGGTGGCGCAAACCCTTTGGTGGCAGCTCGACGGCCAAGGCCGCCGAAGATCGGTCTGCCACTCAGGATTTTGTAGCAGCCCCCGAGCCTACCGCAAAGCCGCAAGCCCCAAATTCCCGTCAAAGCTGGATGGAACGCCTGAAAGCCGGTCTGCGCAAGACCGGCTCCAGCATCGCCACCGTCTTTACCGGCACGCAGATCGACGACAGGCTCTATGAAGAGCTGGAAGACGCGCTGCTGATGGCCGACACCGGCGTCAAGGCCACCCAGCATCTGCTGGAAGACCTGAAGCGCCGCGTCAAGGACACCAAGACCACCGAACCCGCCGCCGTCAAGGCGCTGCTGGCCGATGCGCTGACCGATTTGCTGAGGCCCCTGGAAAAGCCGCTGACCATCGGCGAGCACACACCGACCGTCATCATGGTGGCCGGCGTCAATGGTGCGGGCAAGACTACCTCCATCGGCAAGCTGACCAAGCATCTGGCCGACGGCGAGCAGTCCGTGCTGCTGGCCGCCGCCGACACCTTCCGCGCCGCCGCGCGCGAGCAGCTGGGCGTCTGGGCCAATCGCAACACCGTGGAAATCATCAGCCAGGACGGTGGCGACCCCGCCGCCGTGAGCTTCGATGCCGTCTCCGCCGGCAAGGCGCGCAAAAAGGATGTGGTGCTGGTCGATACGGCCGGACGCCTGCCCACGCAGCTGCATCTGATGGAAGAGCTCAAGAAGATCAAGCGCGTGGTGAACAAGGCCGACGGCACGGCGCCGCACGAGGTGCTGCTGGTGATTGACGGCAACACCGGCCAGAACGCCCTGACCCAGGTGCGTGCCTTCGACGATGCGCTGCAGCTCACGGGCCTGATCGTCACCAAGCTCGACGGCACAGCCAAGGGCGGCGTCCTGGCCGCGATTGCACAGGAACGCCCCGTGCCCGTCTACTTCATCGGCGTGGGCGAGAAGATCGAGGATCTGGAAACCTTCAGCGCACGCGAGTTCGCCCAGGCCCTGCTGTCCTGA
- the cutA gene encoding divalent-cation tolerance protein CutA, with amino-acid sequence MSTTSTQTATLKSASAQDSHWATLCVVTTTVGHSAEAEDMARALVAAKAAACVQTERITSYYEWDGVLQTAPEWRLICKTLPEALPRLTALLRSHHSYEVPQITMRTERCLNDYAKWLKQQVQS; translated from the coding sequence ATGAGCACCACATCTACCCAGACCGCCACACTCAAGTCTGCGTCCGCGCAGGACAGCCATTGGGCCACGCTGTGCGTGGTGACGACGACCGTTGGGCACTCGGCAGAGGCCGAAGACATGGCGCGGGCACTGGTCGCGGCCAAGGCTGCGGCCTGTGTGCAGACCGAGCGCATCACCTCGTATTACGAGTGGGATGGCGTGCTGCAGACAGCCCCCGAATGGCGCCTGATCTGCAAGACCCTGCCCGAGGCCCTGCCGCGGCTGACCGCGCTGCTGCGCAGCCATCACAGCTATGAAGTGCCCCAGATCACCATGCGCACCGAGCGCTGCCTGAACGACTATGCCAAATGGCTCAAGCAGCAGGTGCAGTCTTGA
- a CDS encoding 2-dehydropantoate 2-reductase — translation MSLKKVCIYGAGAIGGWLGVALARAGCELSAVARGQTLAALQHTGLTLVHGEERETVAVNAQQDPAALGVQDVVVIAVKAPSMPDVARAVAPLIGPQTLVLTAMNGVPWWFLAGGVDAGLRGLQLKAVDPQGEIARAIPTGQVLGSVVHASCSLDAPGVVRRHFGNSLIVGEPTALPGDAPTPRLLALAELLRAGGIEVRLSDNIQRDAWYKLWGNMTMNPVSAITGATTDRILGDELVRNFITAVMLEAREIGARIGLPIADSPQDRHQVTLKLGGFKTSMLQDVEAGKPVELDALVGAVREMGAMCGMTTPFTDALLGLTRLRAQQLGLYPV, via the coding sequence ATGAGTTTGAAGAAAGTCTGTATCTACGGTGCCGGCGCCATTGGCGGCTGGCTGGGCGTGGCGCTGGCCAGGGCCGGCTGCGAGTTGAGCGCCGTGGCGCGGGGCCAGACGCTGGCAGCACTGCAGCACACCGGCCTGACGCTGGTGCATGGCGAGGAGCGCGAGACCGTGGCCGTCAATGCGCAGCAGGACCCGGCCGCCCTGGGCGTGCAGGATGTGGTGGTGATTGCCGTCAAGGCGCCGTCCATGCCCGATGTGGCGCGTGCCGTCGCACCGCTGATCGGCCCGCAGACCCTGGTGCTGACCGCCATGAACGGCGTGCCCTGGTGGTTTCTCGCCGGTGGCGTGGATGCCGGCCTGCGCGGCCTGCAGCTCAAGGCCGTGGATCCGCAGGGCGAGATTGCGCGCGCCATTCCTACCGGACAGGTGCTCGGCTCGGTGGTGCATGCCAGCTGCTCGCTCGACGCGCCGGGCGTGGTGCGCCGGCATTTCGGCAACAGCCTCATCGTTGGCGAGCCCACGGCCCTGCCCGGCGATGCGCCCACGCCGCGCCTGCTGGCGCTGGCCGAGCTGCTGCGTGCGGGCGGCATCGAGGTCAGGCTCAGCGACAACATCCAGCGTGACGCCTGGTACAAGCTCTGGGGCAATATGACCATGAACCCCGTCAGTGCGATCACGGGCGCGACCACGGACAGGATTCTGGGCGATGAGCTGGTGCGCAACTTCATCACGGCCGTGATGCTGGAGGCTCGGGAAATCGGCGCGCGCATCGGCCTGCCGATTGCCGACAGCCCGCAGGACCGCCATCAGGTCACGCTCAAGCTGGGCGGCTTCAAGACCTCCATGCTGCAGGACGTGGAAGCCGGCAAGCCGGTGGAGCTGGACGCCCTGGTGGGCGCCGTGCGCGAGATGGGCGCCATGTGCGGCATGACCACTCCGTTCACCGATGCGCTGCTGGGACTGACGCGGCTGCGTGCGCAGCAACTGGGTCTGTATCCGGTGTAG